A part of Prolixibacteraceae bacterium genomic DNA contains:
- the cbiB gene encoding adenosylcobinamide-phosphate synthase CbiB: protein MSETFIISILIPIIATIFDYMFGDPVGIPHPIVFFGKAISWGEKRWNKGKHRVCKGGVLILSYCLILFVFLYIISSFLKENMPIVYLLFAIYFLWMGIANRTLIQEGMAVIRKLDQEGLEAGQKQLSRIVGRDTSVLSEQEVRLATLETLSENLSDGVVAPLFWYLLLGVPGIMCYKLINTFDSMVGYKNHRYLRFGRIPAQLDDVVNFIPARLTAWMMFLVTGNPQVLHFIKKYAQAHASPNAGFPESALAGILSCQFGGPHEYGGVMIDKPFIGDTPKKITTKDVEITCNVNHRVFILSILIILIVETVKTYMI from the coding sequence ATGAGTGAAACATTTATTATATCGATACTTATTCCCATCATTGCAACTATTTTTGATTACATGTTTGGGGATCCTGTTGGAATTCCTCACCCGATTGTCTTTTTTGGAAAGGCCATCTCATGGGGAGAAAAACGATGGAACAAAGGAAAGCATAGGGTTTGTAAAGGTGGAGTTCTTATCTTGAGCTACTGCCTCATTCTTTTTGTGTTTCTATATATCATCTCTTCCTTTTTGAAAGAGAATATGCCAATAGTATACTTGTTATTTGCCATCTATTTTCTGTGGATGGGAATTGCAAATCGAACTTTAATTCAAGAAGGAATGGCAGTGATTCGCAAATTAGATCAGGAAGGGTTAGAGGCTGGACAGAAACAGCTTTCACGTATTGTTGGAAGAGACACTTCCGTCCTTTCTGAACAAGAGGTACGCTTAGCCACGCTAGAGACACTTTCTGAAAACCTAAGTGATGGGGTTGTGGCGCCACTATTTTGGTATCTTCTTTTAGGTGTTCCTGGAATTATGTGTTACAAGCTAATCAATACCTTTGATTCTATGGTAGGATATAAGAATCATCGCTATCTCCGTTTTGGTCGTATTCCTGCACAACTAGATGATGTTGTAAATTTTATCCCTGCGCGCCTAACAGCATGGATGATGTTTTTAGTCACGGGAAACCCTCAAGTTCTCCATTTTATCAAGAAATATGCTCAAGCTCACGCTAGTCCAAATGCTGGCTTTCCAGAATCTGCGTTAGCAGGTATTCTGTCATGCCAATTTGGAGGACCTCATGAGTATGGAGGTGTGATGATTGACAAACCGTTTATTGGAGATACGCCAAAAAAAATAACCACAAAAGATGTCGAGATCACCTGTAATGTAAACCATCGGGTGTTTATTCTATCAATACTAATTATTCTGATCGTCGAAACAGTTAAAACATACATGATATGA
- the cobT gene encoding nicotinate-nucleotide--dimethylbenzimidazole phosphoribosyltransferase, with product MHDMKVDQLNIQPLSRDKEQQLRFKLDQKAKPIRALGKMEDIALRVGLIQDTLSPKLVKPTMFTVASDHHVCDEGVSPCPTEMTSQQCLNFLEMGGGIGLFCKIYGFDLKVVDAGVDYDFKPHPRLIQAKVRKGSRNMLHEPAMTNEECLQAIENGREMIRQSANEGVNVVGFGEMGIGNTTPASALLSIFTNTDVKECVGPGSGLDSQGINHKAWVIEQAIKRHGVSDNPLENLARFGGLEIATICGGMLEAAAQKMVVITDGFITTSALLAASEICPTVLDYALFSHQSDEQGHIRMIKHMKGEPIVHLSFRLGEGTGAAICYPIVEGSVRMLNEMTTFEEAKVFNTATAQVASFDNQ from the coding sequence ATACATGATATGAAGGTGGATCAATTAAATATTCAACCTCTTTCGAGAGATAAAGAGCAACAATTAAGATTTAAGCTAGATCAAAAAGCGAAGCCGATTAGAGCATTGGGTAAGATGGAAGACATTGCTCTACGTGTAGGTTTAATTCAAGATACACTCAGCCCTAAATTGGTTAAGCCGACCATGTTTACTGTTGCATCAGACCATCATGTTTGTGACGAAGGGGTTAGTCCTTGTCCTACTGAGATGACAAGTCAACAGTGTCTTAATTTTCTCGAGATGGGTGGTGGAATAGGTCTGTTCTGTAAAATATATGGCTTTGATCTTAAAGTTGTAGATGCTGGAGTCGATTATGATTTTAAACCCCACCCACGCCTTATTCAAGCCAAAGTACGTAAAGGTTCAAGAAACATGCTTCATGAGCCTGCAATGACTAATGAAGAGTGTTTGCAAGCTATCGAAAACGGTCGTGAAATGATCCGTCAATCAGCGAATGAAGGAGTAAATGTCGTTGGTTTCGGAGAGATGGGTATTGGAAATACTACCCCTGCATCTGCACTTCTTTCAATCTTCACCAATACGGATGTGAAGGAGTGTGTTGGACCAGGATCAGGGCTGGATAGTCAGGGTATTAATCACAAAGCATGGGTGATTGAACAAGCCATTAAGAGACATGGTGTTTCAGATAATCCGTTAGAGAATTTAGCTCGCTTTGGTGGGTTAGAGATTGCAACCATTTGTGGAGGAATGTTAGAAGCAGCAGCACAAAAGATGGTGGTGATTACTGATGGATTTATCACAACCTCTGCACTACTTGCAGCCTCTGAGATATGCCCTACGGTATTGGATTATGCTCTATTTTCGCATCAATCAGATGAGCAAGGACATATTCGTATGATCAAGCATATGAAGGGTGAGCCTATTGTTCATCTCTCTTTTCGTTTAGGAGAGGGAACTGGAGCTGCAATTTGCTATCCTATTGTTGAGGGTTCTGTTCGAATGCTTAATGAGATGACAACATTTGAAGAGGCCAAAGTGTTTAATACTGCAACAGCGCAAGTGGCATCTTTCGATAATCAGTAA
- a CDS encoding cobyric acid synthase: MKKLKSIMFVGTGSDVGKSIVNTAVCRILLQDGYQPAPYKAQNMSLNSFATPDGFEIGRAQAVQAEACRVDCHTDMNPILLKPSGEKMSQVVLNGKPIGNRSAVQYFRDGNHQILEDAAHTAFDRLEKRYNPIVLEGAGSISELNLRHRDVTNMSMAVYADAATYLIADIDRGGVFGSVYGSIALLKPEERKQIKGIIINKFRGDIALFDEGRKILEEITEVPVIGVIPAYKEIYIEEEDSVSLACKAKFAEDGKINIAVILLDKMANFTDFSVLERDTRVNLYYTNNVLEVEKADIVILPGSKNTLADLQELQHNGVAKSIISAHRNGKTVIGICGGYQMMGRRITDPEGVEGSIPYLSGLGLLDIETIMTSEKVTKQTIFKYKDYETQCEGYEIHMGQSNFGDAASPLNQKEDGSEGVMRSDRCWGSYIHGILDNPVVIEDVLAPYVEEKNNMVEDYATFKDRQYDLLADHFRKHLDMEKIYQALTDKD; this comes from the coding sequence ATGAAGAAGTTAAAGTCTATTATGTTCGTTGGAACAGGATCTGATGTGGGAAAAAGTATTGTGAATACTGCTGTTTGTCGAATTCTACTTCAGGATGGATACCAGCCTGCTCCATATAAGGCACAAAACATGTCACTTAATAGCTTTGCTACACCTGATGGTTTTGAAATTGGAAGAGCACAAGCGGTACAAGCCGAAGCATGTCGTGTAGATTGCCACACTGATATGAATCCCATTTTGTTGAAGCCCTCTGGTGAGAAAATGTCGCAAGTGGTGTTGAATGGAAAACCTATTGGTAATCGTTCTGCGGTACAATATTTTCGTGATGGGAACCACCAAATCCTTGAAGATGCTGCACATACTGCATTTGATCGATTAGAGAAAAGGTATAATCCAATTGTCCTAGAAGGAGCTGGCTCTATTTCGGAGCTTAATTTACGTCATAGAGATGTCACCAATATGTCGATGGCAGTATATGCTGATGCTGCAACTTATTTGATTGCAGATATCGATAGAGGAGGTGTTTTTGGTAGTGTTTATGGCTCTATTGCACTTCTAAAACCAGAGGAACGCAAACAGATAAAAGGCATTATAATCAACAAATTTCGTGGAGATATTGCCCTTTTTGACGAAGGACGTAAAATATTAGAAGAGATTACCGAAGTTCCCGTTATTGGTGTGATCCCTGCTTATAAAGAGATCTATATCGAAGAGGAAGATTCGGTCTCTTTAGCATGTAAAGCAAAATTTGCAGAAGATGGTAAAATAAATATTGCAGTAATTCTGCTTGATAAGATGGCTAACTTCACTGATTTCTCCGTATTAGAGCGTGATACTCGTGTTAATCTTTATTACACCAACAACGTATTAGAAGTCGAAAAGGCAGATATCGTTATTTTACCTGGCTCTAAAAATACATTGGCAGATCTTCAAGAACTTCAACATAATGGTGTGGCTAAGTCCATCATTTCAGCGCATCGAAATGGTAAGACAGTGATTGGAATATGTGGTGGTTATCAAATGATGGGGCGTCGTATTACGGATCCAGAAGGAGTTGAAGGTTCTATTCCATATCTTTCTGGTTTGGGTCTATTGGATATTGAGACTATCATGACTTCGGAGAAAGTAACCAAACAGACGATTTTTAAATATAAAGATTATGAAACCCAATGCGAAGGTTATGAGATCCATATGGGACAATCAAACTTCGGGGATGCAGCCTCGCCTTTGAACCAAAAAGAAGATGGTTCGGAAGGAGTGATGCGATCTGATAGATGTTGGGGAAGTTATATTCATGGAATCCTTGATAACCCTGTGGTGATTGAAGACGTTCTTGCACCTTATGTCGAAGAAAAAAATAACATGGTGGAGGATTATGCCACGTTTAAAGACCGTCAGTACGATCTTTTGGCCGATCATTTCCGTAAACATCTGGATATGGAAAAAATCTATCAAGCATTAACGGATAAAGATTAA
- a CDS encoding adenosylcobinamide-GDP ribazoletransferase, whose product MIKQEIYKFWTVLSYFTRIPVPSFPYQPSYLSKGTKYFPLVGLIVGGIGGGIFYLLSLVGFSQSLSVILSMVVTIWTTGAFHEDGFADVCDGFGGGWKKEKILTIMKDSAIGAYGAIGIILLLGTKYVMLSDLKVEYVPALLMVGHAMSRFTSVCIIFFSHYVRMDESSKSKPLREKQISWKDLLVALLITVIPLIFVPWQMALMLWPIPLGIACYNRYYFTKWIGGYTGDCLGANQQLVEVGVYISALLYGIIF is encoded by the coding sequence ATGATCAAACAAGAGATATATAAGTTCTGGACTGTACTTTCTTATTTTACAAGAATACCTGTACCCTCATTTCCCTATCAACCGTCATATCTTTCTAAAGGAACTAAATATTTTCCTTTGGTGGGTCTTATCGTTGGTGGAATAGGTGGTGGGATATTTTACCTCCTATCTCTTGTTGGTTTTAGCCAATCTCTTTCAGTCATATTAAGTATGGTCGTTACCATATGGACTACAGGGGCTTTTCATGAAGATGGGTTTGCCGATGTTTGTGATGGCTTTGGTGGAGGATGGAAAAAAGAGAAGATATTGACCATTATGAAGGACTCTGCCATAGGAGCCTATGGTGCTATTGGTATTATTCTGTTACTTGGAACGAAATACGTCATGTTATCGGACTTGAAGGTCGAGTACGTTCCTGCTCTTTTGATGGTTGGACATGCCATGAGTAGATTTACTTCGGTATGCATTATCTTTTTTAGTCATTATGTTCGAATGGATGAGAGCTCTAAGTCGAAACCCTTACGAGAGAAACAGATTTCATGGAAAGACTTACTGGTTGCACTTCTTATTACCGTGATCCCTCTTATCTTTGTTCCTTGGCAGATGGCACTTATGTTATGGCCTATCCCATTAGGGATTGCTTGTTATAACCGTTATTATTTTACCAAATGGATTGGTGGATATACTGGTGATTGTCTTGGAGCCAATCAACAATTGGTAGAAGTCGGTGTTTATATTTCAGCACTACTTTATGGTATTATTTTTTAA
- a CDS encoding bifunctional adenosylcobinamide kinase/adenosylcobinamide-phosphate guanylyltransferase yields MATVHFITGGQRSGKSSYAQELALSLCSNPVYLATSRIWDEGHRDRILRHQRDRGSEWTNIEEEKELSKHDLTGRVVLVDCVTLWLTNFFFDLKSDVDASLEAAQLEFDRFIDQDATLIIVSNEIGLGGHPTNEIQMKFTDLQGWMNQYIAKKSDQVTMMVSGIPMKVK; encoded by the coding sequence ATGGCAACAGTTCATTTTATCACAGGAGGACAACGATCGGGGAAGAGCTCTTATGCACAGGAGCTTGCACTCTCTCTATGTTCTAACCCTGTATATCTAGCCACTTCAAGAATTTGGGATGAAGGACATCGAGATCGTATTTTACGACATCAACGAGATCGAGGTTCTGAGTGGACCAATATTGAAGAAGAGAAAGAGCTTTCGAAACATGACCTTACAGGGAGAGTGGTTTTGGTTGACTGCGTTACATTATGGCTAACCAATTTCTTCTTTGATCTTAAAAGTGATGTGGATGCATCTTTAGAAGCCGCTCAATTAGAGTTTGATCGTTTTATCGATCAAGATGCGACCCTGATTATCGTGAGTAATGAGATTGGACTTGGAGGACATCCAACCAATGAGATACAGATGAAATTCACCGATTTGCAAGGTTGGATGAACCAATATATTGCAAAAAAATCGGATCAGGTGACCATGATGGTGTCAGGTATCCCAATGAAAGTCAAATAG
- a CDS encoding aminotransferase class I/II-fold pyridoxal phosphate-dependent enzyme: protein MHYGHGDDSYRYAKKIVANHSTNIWPKGPSNSLITHLQYKLAGIGSYPECYSESLMDKLAVQQGVDVSSVGVFNGIAEAIYLIAQTYRSRKSLIVCPTFSEYEEATLKFDHHISYVHEHEGVEEAIEDNELVWLCNPNNPTGKIYAKEILIDWIQRFPNVLFVIDEAYMELIKNSESLVSEVSNYNNLIVMQSLTKNFAIPGLRLGVVYASPQKLASLHDFRPPWSVNSLAIEAGKYLIDYPPYNHETLKEYLRLSLELQNDLSKLNGVRVYNTHTGFFLLETPIRSGELKDILVEKYGILVRDASNFRGLGEYHIRVASIGFEQNKKLTVALKEIIDYYE from the coding sequence ATGCATTACGGTCATGGAGATGATAGCTACAGATATGCTAAGAAAATTGTAGCAAACCACAGTACCAATATCTGGCCTAAGGGGCCATCTAACAGTTTAATTACGCATCTACAATATAAGCTTGCAGGTATTGGTAGTTATCCTGAATGCTATAGCGAAAGTTTAATGGATAAGTTGGCTGTACAACAAGGGGTTGATGTTTCTAGTGTTGGGGTTTTTAATGGGATTGCTGAGGCAATTTATCTTATAGCGCAGACCTATCGAAGTCGGAAATCATTAATTGTTTGCCCAACTTTTTCCGAGTATGAAGAGGCTACACTTAAATTTGATCACCATATCTCTTATGTTCATGAACACGAAGGAGTAGAGGAAGCTATCGAAGACAATGAGTTGGTTTGGTTGTGTAATCCGAACAATCCTACAGGGAAGATCTACGCAAAAGAGATCTTAATTGATTGGATTCAAAGGTTTCCAAATGTTCTCTTTGTGATTGATGAAGCATATATGGAGCTCATCAAAAACTCAGAGTCTTTGGTTTCGGAGGTGTCTAATTATAACAACCTTATAGTGATGCAGAGTTTAACTAAAAACTTTGCGATCCCTGGATTGCGGTTAGGTGTAGTGTATGCTTCGCCACAAAAACTAGCTTCACTACATGATTTTAGACCTCCTTGGAGTGTGAATAGTTTGGCTATAGAAGCAGGGAAATACTTGATAGATTACCCTCCTTATAACCATGAGACCTTAAAAGAATATTTACGATTAAGTCTAGAATTACAAAACGACTTGTCTAAACTTAATGGGGTACGTGTATATAATACACACACAGGATTCTTTCTATTAGAGACTCCTATTCGAAGTGGGGAGCTTAAGGATATATTGGTTGAAAAATATGGAATTTTAGTACGTGATGCGTCTAACTTCAGAGGTCTCGGAGAATACCATATACGAGTCGCTTCTATCGGATTCGAACAAAATAAAAAGTTGACAGTTGCCTTAAAAGAGATTATTGATTACTATGAGTGA
- a CDS encoding cob(I)yrinic acid a,c-diamide adenosyltransferase codes for MRIYTKTGDHGETGIFGGDRVPKDDLRVETNGIIDEANSHIGYVRSLIGEAHPWQDNLYKIQRDLMLMMSHIATPANCKKENPKPHPEQGPAFCEEWIEALLEELQEEKDFFLLPGGDNISSNCHIVRTKIRTAERRLVTLLKAESKPLYILSYLNRLSDLFFVLARVQMKKAGIKPEKFALLRKKES; via the coding sequence ATGCGAATCTATACAAAAACAGGCGATCACGGTGAGACAGGAATATTTGGTGGAGATCGTGTGCCAAAAGACGACTTAAGGGTCGAAACCAATGGTATTATCGATGAAGCTAATTCTCATATAGGATATGTTAGATCTCTAATAGGTGAAGCGCACCCATGGCAAGATAATCTATATAAGATACAACGAGACTTAATGTTGATGATGTCTCATATTGCGACTCCTGCCAATTGTAAAAAAGAGAATCCCAAACCTCATCCAGAGCAGGGACCTGCCTTCTGTGAGGAGTGGATCGAAGCATTGCTCGAGGAGTTACAAGAAGAGAAAGACTTCTTTCTTCTTCCTGGTGGCGATAATATCTCGTCAAACTGTCATATTGTGAGAACTAAGATCCGTACTGCTGAGCGTCGTTTGGTCACACTTTTAAAAGCTGAGTCGAAGCCTCTATACATCTTAAGTTATCTAAACCGTCTTTCAGATCTGTTTTTTGTCTTAGCACGAGTTCAGATGAAAAAGGCTGGCATCAAACCTGAGAAATTCGCATTGTTAAGAAAAAAGGAATCATAA
- a CDS encoding alpha-ribazole phosphatase family protein produces MKITLVRHTPPEVKEGVCYGQTDLHVDDTFKNHLDAIQEVITLDDDTVCFTSPLVRCKLLCKALAGGERAIEEDKRLMELNFGSWENKKWSSLPVDQMQEWGKDYLNSRVHGGESMIDLNDRVKAFWTDLIESNYSEDEDEEKNILIVTHAGVIRSILHILLEMPLKKAFSILVNYGGVVQIEMLDKENAQIEFKR; encoded by the coding sequence ATGAAAATTACATTAGTTAGACATACCCCCCCAGAAGTAAAAGAAGGAGTTTGTTACGGACAGACAGACCTTCATGTAGATGACACGTTTAAGAACCATCTCGATGCCATACAAGAGGTGATTACACTGGATGACGATACCGTGTGTTTCACAAGCCCTCTTGTGCGTTGTAAGCTTCTTTGTAAAGCATTAGCTGGAGGAGAGCGTGCCATTGAAGAAGATAAACGTCTTATGGAACTTAATTTTGGTTCTTGGGAAAATAAGAAATGGAGCTCACTTCCTGTGGACCAGATGCAAGAGTGGGGAAAGGATTACTTAAATAGTAGAGTGCATGGTGGTGAATCGATGATAGATCTAAATGATCGTGTCAAAGCATTTTGGACCGATTTGATCGAATCTAATTACAGTGAAGATGAGGACGAAGAGAAGAATATCTTGATTGTGACCCATGCGGGTGTGATCCGTTCAATTTTACATATTCTGCTGGAAATGCCTCTAAAGAAAGCGTTCTCAATATTGGTAAATTATGGAGGTGTCGTACAGATAGAAATGTTAGATAAAGAGAATGCTCAGATTGAGTTTAAGCGTTAG